The following nucleotide sequence is from Syntrophorhabdaceae bacterium.
TAATCATTTTTCGATGCGCCAACCTCTTTCAGTTCCCTCACTATCTCTTCAACGGACTTGCCGCTCTCTTTTTTCGCAGGTCCTGCGCTCCTGTGTGTATATCGTCTCTTTTTCATCGCTATATCCTTGCCCCTGTTGCAATATTATACCATGAACATGATCCATAAATAAAAGGGCCTCCCTTAAGGGGGCCCTTTAAATATTCTCAATGGGTTGAAGTCGTTTACGCTTTACGACTCACGCCTTGCCACTTACGGTCTTGTCTACCCCGGCATCAGCCAGCCCGGCAACCACGTTGCAATGGGCGGGAACAAAAAGACGATAATGCCGCCGACAGCGAGGCTTATCAGGAACGGGTATACGCCTGCATAGACGACACTGAATGGTGTTTTCGTTATCTGCTTCACAACAAAGACGCAGATTGCCATAGGCGGTATGACAACACCGATCATTACGGTAATACCTATGAGGATGCCGAACCACAGTGGATTGTACCCGAGCTTTATGATTGCCGGGTAGAAGATTGGCGTTGCAAGGATCATAAATGCAAGGTCATCGATAAAGGAGCCGCCAATGAGATATATGACCGCGATCATGAGAAGGATTATCCAGGATGGCACCTGCAGACCGACGATCCAGTCGGCGGTTATCATGGGAATTTTGGTTACGGCGATAAAGTGGCCGAGTACCGTTGAACCTGCTATGAGCAATATGACCATACAGGCAGTTCTTATGGATTCAACGACAGACTTTACATAACCCTTGAGGTTGAGGTCTCTTCTGATGA
It contains:
- a CDS encoding TRAP transporter large permease subunit encodes the protein IRRDLNLKGYVKSVVESIRTACMVILLIAGSTVLGHFIAVTKIPMITADWIVGLQVPSWIILLMIAVIYLIGGSFIDDLAFMILATPIFYPAIIKLGYNPLWFGILIGITVMIGVVIPPMAICVFVVKQITKTPFSVVYAGVYPFLISLAVGGIIVFLFPPIATWLPGWLMPG